A single region of the Oncorhynchus keta strain PuntledgeMale-10-30-2019 chromosome 4, Oket_V2, whole genome shotgun sequence genome encodes:
- the si:rp71-46j2.7 gene encoding uncharacterized protein si:rp71-46j2.7 isoform X2 yields MYILRFSIAMILGLVWYFSDCGQVVAQIVLCLLFWPSTPNFFIKTGRESGTQTYDVGEDNSFQETLKDEHLGCGVTDTISTKAKTSQETQFPHVKRSLQQVFECAYAQLVLPWYCVPEPCDSQLLHGVLWREFDQVIDQVISRGKDFDVCSASVGCIRILTQHLHSAKQSDREPLFSSRGEEVEVLRVFSEALVRNLFPQSLWGLAVSHCALNEIVALKVLDLLVRWLSDPDNLNQLVVSQLDGVTPKSSVEELCESNSDGASPAALESQTSDATLEETENAQTGDGKSKKKANKLKEGWSKILDKMKSKKDKRKKMKKKEQVLVVRAKSIQDCPSKKSEGSSRESSIQSQQDPDSEDGDLESYLTSVQEEMMEFKLSYEMWRVGHWAVSVPHMERENEEMCFTVHLEERDNPENLHWDVKKTQTDIIHFRNLWQDSANLPSLSVLEASAECNSEDFRETKTSLKVFLQELVSDALMGHTQPVFQFLCPLDKLLSEEEHVGGVWGLLSGLAYFLSPGQEEDEDKHNTLQRGTKSDDSNTTENADSTATEKLNENIGDTRDGSPSEPSPIECCRGKAMVPVEKSDCLVNAGKTEDKKEDSENPVTSHLKMINKELSRSEECLAQTKSDNPEDQTDSVCRPRHFSQNGGSQYDLTDSPSWCYLVGKSNKKDKLTFKMSGGIHRSRGKDMGSQSKLEDSQCLKKNQSSWEQMEATKAIFDLLKEISGNSILLNIFDAILKPVMPILKKKVKSFLNKMNPTDAQMASYIDNLCDKQWPEGSPEVTRPKPHRNSQEKNETKDRAQHLINARYSNYLILKKTDMETVFKLFQDCEENKKLVYMLLSFLLRELLPGEDALNVSAITLQKVNAN; encoded by the exons ATGTACATTTTGCGCTTCTCTATCGCCATGATTCTTGGGCTTGTTTGGTATTTCTCGGACTGCGGACAGGTTGTGGCTCAAATAGTCTTGTGTTTACTATTTTGGCCATCAACTCCTAATTTCTTCATAAAGACCGGGCGGGAAAGCGGCACTCAAACATATGATGTGGGTGAAGACAACTCATTTCAG GAAACACTAAAGGATGAACATTTAGGTTGTGGTGTGACTGATACAATAAGCACTAAAGCTAAAACATCACAGGAGACACAGTTTCCCCATGTGAAGAGGTCTCTTCAGCAAG TGTTTGAGTGTGCCTACGCCCAGCTAGTCCTCCCCTGGTACTGCGTCCCTGAGCCCTGTGACAGTCAGCTCCTGCACGGGGTGCTGTGGCGGGAGTTTGACCAAGTCATTGATCAAGTCATCAGCAGAGGCAAAGACTTTGATGTCTGCTCAGCAAGTGTGGGCTGCATTCGCATCCTGACCCAGCACCTCCATAGTGCCAAACAGTCTGATAG AGAACCATTGTTCAGCTCTAGGGGAGAGGAGGTTGAAGTTCTAAGAGTGTTCTCTGAAGCACTGGTGCGAAACCTTTTCCCTCAGTCTCTATGGGGACTGGCAGTCAGCCACTGTGCCTTAAATGAGATTGTTGCCTTAAAAG TGCTGGACCTGCTGGTGCGGTGGCTATCAGACCCAGACAACCTCAACCAGCTGGTGGTGAGTCAGCTGGATGGAGTGACCCCCAAGAGCTCTGTGGAAGAGCTGTGTGAGTCTAACTCTGACGGGGCCTCTCCAGCCGCCCTGGAGAGCCAGACCAGTGACGC AACACTGGAAGAAACCGAGAATGCTCAAACCGGTGATGGCAAGTCCAAAAAGAAAG CCAACAAATTGAAGGAAGGCTGGTCTAAAATCCTTGACAAGATGAAATCAAAGAAAGATAAAAGGAAGAAGATGAAGAAAAAGGAGCAGGTGCTGGTGGTCAGAGCCAAGTCTATCCAGGATTGTCCATCAAAGAAAAGTGAAGGTAGTAGCCGGGAGAGCTCCATCCAGAGCCAGCAGGACCCCGATAGC GAGGATGGTGATCTGGAGAGCTACTTGACCAGCGTACAAGAAGAAATGATGGAATTCAAGCTGTCATATGAGATGTGGCGGGTTGGCCACTGGGCTGTCAGCGTCCCTCAT ATGGAGAGGGAAAACGAGGAGATGTGTTTTACAGTTCACCTAGAAGAGAGGGATAACCCCGAGAACCTTCACTGGGATGTAAAGAAGACCCAGACGGACATCATCCATTTCCGCAACCTATGGCAG GACTCGGCTAATTTACCCTCCCTATCCGTGTTGGAGGCAAGTGCTGAGTGTAACAGCGAGGATTTTAGAGAAACCAAAACGTCCCTCAAGGTCTTCTTACAG GAGCTGGTCTCTGATGCTCTGATGGGCCACACTCAGCCAGTGTTTCAGTTTCTGTGTCCTCTGGACAAGCTGCTGAGTGAAGAGGAGCATGTGGGGGGAGTGTGGGGTCTCCTCAGTGGCCTGGCCTACTTCCTGTCTCCAGGGCAAGAGGAAGATGAG GACAAGCACAACACTCTTCAAAGAGGGACCAAATCAGATGATTCCAACACAACTGAGAATGCAGACTCAACTGCAACTGAGAAGCTGAATGAAAACATTGGTGATACAAGGGATGGTTCTCCTTCAGAACCAAGTCCCATTGAGTGCTGCAGAGGTAAAGCGATGGTGCCAGTAGAGAAATCAGACTGTTTGGTTAATGCAGGCAAAACCGAGGACAAAAAAGAGGATTCGGAGAACCCTGTAACTTCTCACCTGAAGATGATCAACAAAGAACTATCCAGATCAGAGGAGTGTCTGGCCCAAACAAAATCAGACAACCCTGAAGACCAGACCGACTCTGTCTGTAGGCCGCGACATTTCAGTCAAAATGGAGGCTCGCAATATGACCTCACTGACAGTCCGTCATGGTGTTATTTAGTTGGAAAGTCAAATAAAAAGGATAAACTCACTTTCAAAATGTCAGGAGGGATCCACAGGAGTAGAGGAAAGGACATGGGGAGTCAGTCAAAATTAGAAGACTCGCAGTGTTTGAAAAAGAACCAATCCAGCTGGGAGCAAATGGAAGCAACCAAAGCCATTTTTGATTTGTTGAAAGAAATATCTG gtaattccatcctcctgaacATATTTGATGCGATTCTGAAACCCGTCATGCCGATATTGAAAAA GAAAGTGAAAAGCTTCTTGAATAAGATGAACCCAACGGATGCGCAGATGGCCTCCTATATCGATAACCTATGTGACAAACAGTGGCCTGAGGGCTCGCCAGAGGTGACCAGACCTAAACCCCACCGCAACAGTCAGGAAAAAAACGAGACCAAAGACCGAGCTCAGCACCTCATCAATGCCAGAT ATTCAAACTATTTAATCTTGAAGAAGACTGATATGGAGACAGTGTTTAAGCTCTTCCAGGACTGTGAAGAAAACAAGAAGCTGGTCTAT ATGCTGCTTTCATTCCTTTTGAGAGAGCTTCTGCCGGGTGAGGATGCCCTTAATGTGAGTGCCATAACCCTGCAGAAAGTGAACGCCAACTAA
- the si:rp71-46j2.7 gene encoding uncharacterized protein si:rp71-46j2.7 isoform X1, whose protein sequence is MYILRFSIAMILGLVWYFSDCGQVVAQIVLCLLFWPSTPNFFIKTGRESGTQTYDVGEDNSFQETLKDEHLGCGVTDTISTKAKTSQETQFPHVKRSLQQVFECAYAQLVLPWYCVPEPCDSQLLHGVLWREFDQVIDQVISRGKDFDVCSASVGCIRILTQHLHSAKQSDREPLFSSRGEEVEVLRVFSEALVRNLFPQSLWGLAVSHCALNEIVALKVLDLLVRWLSDPDNLNQLVVSQLDGVTPKSSVEELCESNSDGASPAALESQTSDATLEETENAQTGDGKSKKKANKLKEGWSKILDKMKSKKDKRKKMKKKEQVLVVRAKSIQDCPSKKSEGSSRESSIQSQQDPDSVRTLYQIEQEDGDLESYLTSVQEEMMEFKLSYEMWRVGHWAVSVPHMERENEEMCFTVHLEERDNPENLHWDVKKTQTDIIHFRNLWQDSANLPSLSVLEASAECNSEDFRETKTSLKVFLQELVSDALMGHTQPVFQFLCPLDKLLSEEEHVGGVWGLLSGLAYFLSPGQEEDEDKHNTLQRGTKSDDSNTTENADSTATEKLNENIGDTRDGSPSEPSPIECCRGKAMVPVEKSDCLVNAGKTEDKKEDSENPVTSHLKMINKELSRSEECLAQTKSDNPEDQTDSVCRPRHFSQNGGSQYDLTDSPSWCYLVGKSNKKDKLTFKMSGGIHRSRGKDMGSQSKLEDSQCLKKNQSSWEQMEATKAIFDLLKEISGNSILLNIFDAILKPVMPILKKKVKSFLNKMNPTDAQMASYIDNLCDKQWPEGSPEVTRPKPHRNSQEKNETKDRAQHLINARYSNYLILKKTDMETVFKLFQDCEENKKLVYMLLSFLLRELLPGEDALNVSAITLQKVNAN, encoded by the exons ATGTACATTTTGCGCTTCTCTATCGCCATGATTCTTGGGCTTGTTTGGTATTTCTCGGACTGCGGACAGGTTGTGGCTCAAATAGTCTTGTGTTTACTATTTTGGCCATCAACTCCTAATTTCTTCATAAAGACCGGGCGGGAAAGCGGCACTCAAACATATGATGTGGGTGAAGACAACTCATTTCAG GAAACACTAAAGGATGAACATTTAGGTTGTGGTGTGACTGATACAATAAGCACTAAAGCTAAAACATCACAGGAGACACAGTTTCCCCATGTGAAGAGGTCTCTTCAGCAAG TGTTTGAGTGTGCCTACGCCCAGCTAGTCCTCCCCTGGTACTGCGTCCCTGAGCCCTGTGACAGTCAGCTCCTGCACGGGGTGCTGTGGCGGGAGTTTGACCAAGTCATTGATCAAGTCATCAGCAGAGGCAAAGACTTTGATGTCTGCTCAGCAAGTGTGGGCTGCATTCGCATCCTGACCCAGCACCTCCATAGTGCCAAACAGTCTGATAG AGAACCATTGTTCAGCTCTAGGGGAGAGGAGGTTGAAGTTCTAAGAGTGTTCTCTGAAGCACTGGTGCGAAACCTTTTCCCTCAGTCTCTATGGGGACTGGCAGTCAGCCACTGTGCCTTAAATGAGATTGTTGCCTTAAAAG TGCTGGACCTGCTGGTGCGGTGGCTATCAGACCCAGACAACCTCAACCAGCTGGTGGTGAGTCAGCTGGATGGAGTGACCCCCAAGAGCTCTGTGGAAGAGCTGTGTGAGTCTAACTCTGACGGGGCCTCTCCAGCCGCCCTGGAGAGCCAGACCAGTGACGC AACACTGGAAGAAACCGAGAATGCTCAAACCGGTGATGGCAAGTCCAAAAAGAAAG CCAACAAATTGAAGGAAGGCTGGTCTAAAATCCTTGACAAGATGAAATCAAAGAAAGATAAAAGGAAGAAGATGAAGAAAAAGGAGCAGGTGCTGGTGGTCAGAGCCAAGTCTATCCAGGATTGTCCATCAAAGAAAAGTGAAGGTAGTAGCCGGGAGAGCTCCATCCAGAGCCAGCAGGACCCCGATAGCGTAAGGACACTGTACCAGATAGAGCAG GAGGATGGTGATCTGGAGAGCTACTTGACCAGCGTACAAGAAGAAATGATGGAATTCAAGCTGTCATATGAGATGTGGCGGGTTGGCCACTGGGCTGTCAGCGTCCCTCAT ATGGAGAGGGAAAACGAGGAGATGTGTTTTACAGTTCACCTAGAAGAGAGGGATAACCCCGAGAACCTTCACTGGGATGTAAAGAAGACCCAGACGGACATCATCCATTTCCGCAACCTATGGCAG GACTCGGCTAATTTACCCTCCCTATCCGTGTTGGAGGCAAGTGCTGAGTGTAACAGCGAGGATTTTAGAGAAACCAAAACGTCCCTCAAGGTCTTCTTACAG GAGCTGGTCTCTGATGCTCTGATGGGCCACACTCAGCCAGTGTTTCAGTTTCTGTGTCCTCTGGACAAGCTGCTGAGTGAAGAGGAGCATGTGGGGGGAGTGTGGGGTCTCCTCAGTGGCCTGGCCTACTTCCTGTCTCCAGGGCAAGAGGAAGATGAG GACAAGCACAACACTCTTCAAAGAGGGACCAAATCAGATGATTCCAACACAACTGAGAATGCAGACTCAACTGCAACTGAGAAGCTGAATGAAAACATTGGTGATACAAGGGATGGTTCTCCTTCAGAACCAAGTCCCATTGAGTGCTGCAGAGGTAAAGCGATGGTGCCAGTAGAGAAATCAGACTGTTTGGTTAATGCAGGCAAAACCGAGGACAAAAAAGAGGATTCGGAGAACCCTGTAACTTCTCACCTGAAGATGATCAACAAAGAACTATCCAGATCAGAGGAGTGTCTGGCCCAAACAAAATCAGACAACCCTGAAGACCAGACCGACTCTGTCTGTAGGCCGCGACATTTCAGTCAAAATGGAGGCTCGCAATATGACCTCACTGACAGTCCGTCATGGTGTTATTTAGTTGGAAAGTCAAATAAAAAGGATAAACTCACTTTCAAAATGTCAGGAGGGATCCACAGGAGTAGAGGAAAGGACATGGGGAGTCAGTCAAAATTAGAAGACTCGCAGTGTTTGAAAAAGAACCAATCCAGCTGGGAGCAAATGGAAGCAACCAAAGCCATTTTTGATTTGTTGAAAGAAATATCTG gtaattccatcctcctgaacATATTTGATGCGATTCTGAAACCCGTCATGCCGATATTGAAAAA GAAAGTGAAAAGCTTCTTGAATAAGATGAACCCAACGGATGCGCAGATGGCCTCCTATATCGATAACCTATGTGACAAACAGTGGCCTGAGGGCTCGCCAGAGGTGACCAGACCTAAACCCCACCGCAACAGTCAGGAAAAAAACGAGACCAAAGACCGAGCTCAGCACCTCATCAATGCCAGAT ATTCAAACTATTTAATCTTGAAGAAGACTGATATGGAGACAGTGTTTAAGCTCTTCCAGGACTGTGAAGAAAACAAGAAGCTGGTCTAT ATGCTGCTTTCATTCCTTTTGAGAGAGCTTCTGCCGGGTGAGGATGCCCTTAATGTGAGTGCCATAACCCTGCAGAAAGTGAACGCCAACTAA
- the si:rp71-46j2.7 gene encoding uncharacterized protein si:rp71-46j2.7 isoform X3, with amino-acid sequence MMWVKTTHFSWWKKCPYFCKWTENKETLKDEHLGCGVTDTISTKAKTSQETQFPHVKRSLQQVFECAYAQLVLPWYCVPEPCDSQLLHGVLWREFDQVIDQVISRGKDFDVCSASVGCIRILTQHLHSAKQSDREPLFSSRGEEVEVLRVFSEALVRNLFPQSLWGLAVSHCALNEIVALKVLDLLVRWLSDPDNLNQLVVSQLDGVTPKSSVEELCESNSDGASPAALESQTSDATLEETENAQTGDGKSKKKANKLKEGWSKILDKMKSKKDKRKKMKKKEQVLVVRAKSIQDCPSKKSEGSSRESSIQSQQDPDSVRTLYQIEQEDGDLESYLTSVQEEMMEFKLSYEMWRVGHWAVSVPHMERENEEMCFTVHLEERDNPENLHWDVKKTQTDIIHFRNLWQDSANLPSLSVLEASAECNSEDFRETKTSLKVFLQELVSDALMGHTQPVFQFLCPLDKLLSEEEHVGGVWGLLSGLAYFLSPGQEEDEDKHNTLQRGTKSDDSNTTENADSTATEKLNENIGDTRDGSPSEPSPIECCRGKAMVPVEKSDCLVNAGKTEDKKEDSENPVTSHLKMINKELSRSEECLAQTKSDNPEDQTDSVCRPRHFSQNGGSQYDLTDSPSWCYLVGKSNKKDKLTFKMSGGIHRSRGKDMGSQSKLEDSQCLKKNQSSWEQMEATKAIFDLLKEISGNSILLNIFDAILKPVMPILKKKVKSFLNKMNPTDAQMASYIDNLCDKQWPEGSPEVTRPKPHRNSQEKNETKDRAQHLINARYSNYLILKKTDMETVFKLFQDCEENKKLVYMLLSFLLRELLPGEDALNVSAITLQKVNAN; translated from the exons ATGATGTGGGTGAAGACAACTCATTTCAG CTGGTGGAAAAAATGCCCGTATTTTTGCAAGTGGACGGAAAATAAG GAAACACTAAAGGATGAACATTTAGGTTGTGGTGTGACTGATACAATAAGCACTAAAGCTAAAACATCACAGGAGACACAGTTTCCCCATGTGAAGAGGTCTCTTCAGCAAG TGTTTGAGTGTGCCTACGCCCAGCTAGTCCTCCCCTGGTACTGCGTCCCTGAGCCCTGTGACAGTCAGCTCCTGCACGGGGTGCTGTGGCGGGAGTTTGACCAAGTCATTGATCAAGTCATCAGCAGAGGCAAAGACTTTGATGTCTGCTCAGCAAGTGTGGGCTGCATTCGCATCCTGACCCAGCACCTCCATAGTGCCAAACAGTCTGATAG AGAACCATTGTTCAGCTCTAGGGGAGAGGAGGTTGAAGTTCTAAGAGTGTTCTCTGAAGCACTGGTGCGAAACCTTTTCCCTCAGTCTCTATGGGGACTGGCAGTCAGCCACTGTGCCTTAAATGAGATTGTTGCCTTAAAAG TGCTGGACCTGCTGGTGCGGTGGCTATCAGACCCAGACAACCTCAACCAGCTGGTGGTGAGTCAGCTGGATGGAGTGACCCCCAAGAGCTCTGTGGAAGAGCTGTGTGAGTCTAACTCTGACGGGGCCTCTCCAGCCGCCCTGGAGAGCCAGACCAGTGACGC AACACTGGAAGAAACCGAGAATGCTCAAACCGGTGATGGCAAGTCCAAAAAGAAAG CCAACAAATTGAAGGAAGGCTGGTCTAAAATCCTTGACAAGATGAAATCAAAGAAAGATAAAAGGAAGAAGATGAAGAAAAAGGAGCAGGTGCTGGTGGTCAGAGCCAAGTCTATCCAGGATTGTCCATCAAAGAAAAGTGAAGGTAGTAGCCGGGAGAGCTCCATCCAGAGCCAGCAGGACCCCGATAGCGTAAGGACACTGTACCAGATAGAGCAG GAGGATGGTGATCTGGAGAGCTACTTGACCAGCGTACAAGAAGAAATGATGGAATTCAAGCTGTCATATGAGATGTGGCGGGTTGGCCACTGGGCTGTCAGCGTCCCTCAT ATGGAGAGGGAAAACGAGGAGATGTGTTTTACAGTTCACCTAGAAGAGAGGGATAACCCCGAGAACCTTCACTGGGATGTAAAGAAGACCCAGACGGACATCATCCATTTCCGCAACCTATGGCAG GACTCGGCTAATTTACCCTCCCTATCCGTGTTGGAGGCAAGTGCTGAGTGTAACAGCGAGGATTTTAGAGAAACCAAAACGTCCCTCAAGGTCTTCTTACAG GAGCTGGTCTCTGATGCTCTGATGGGCCACACTCAGCCAGTGTTTCAGTTTCTGTGTCCTCTGGACAAGCTGCTGAGTGAAGAGGAGCATGTGGGGGGAGTGTGGGGTCTCCTCAGTGGCCTGGCCTACTTCCTGTCTCCAGGGCAAGAGGAAGATGAG GACAAGCACAACACTCTTCAAAGAGGGACCAAATCAGATGATTCCAACACAACTGAGAATGCAGACTCAACTGCAACTGAGAAGCTGAATGAAAACATTGGTGATACAAGGGATGGTTCTCCTTCAGAACCAAGTCCCATTGAGTGCTGCAGAGGTAAAGCGATGGTGCCAGTAGAGAAATCAGACTGTTTGGTTAATGCAGGCAAAACCGAGGACAAAAAAGAGGATTCGGAGAACCCTGTAACTTCTCACCTGAAGATGATCAACAAAGAACTATCCAGATCAGAGGAGTGTCTGGCCCAAACAAAATCAGACAACCCTGAAGACCAGACCGACTCTGTCTGTAGGCCGCGACATTTCAGTCAAAATGGAGGCTCGCAATATGACCTCACTGACAGTCCGTCATGGTGTTATTTAGTTGGAAAGTCAAATAAAAAGGATAAACTCACTTTCAAAATGTCAGGAGGGATCCACAGGAGTAGAGGAAAGGACATGGGGAGTCAGTCAAAATTAGAAGACTCGCAGTGTTTGAAAAAGAACCAATCCAGCTGGGAGCAAATGGAAGCAACCAAAGCCATTTTTGATTTGTTGAAAGAAATATCTG gtaattccatcctcctgaacATATTTGATGCGATTCTGAAACCCGTCATGCCGATATTGAAAAA GAAAGTGAAAAGCTTCTTGAATAAGATGAACCCAACGGATGCGCAGATGGCCTCCTATATCGATAACCTATGTGACAAACAGTGGCCTGAGGGCTCGCCAGAGGTGACCAGACCTAAACCCCACCGCAACAGTCAGGAAAAAAACGAGACCAAAGACCGAGCTCAGCACCTCATCAATGCCAGAT ATTCAAACTATTTAATCTTGAAGAAGACTGATATGGAGACAGTGTTTAAGCTCTTCCAGGACTGTGAAGAAAACAAGAAGCTGGTCTAT ATGCTGCTTTCATTCCTTTTGAGAGAGCTTCTGCCGGGTGAGGATGCCCTTAATGTGAGTGCCATAACCCTGCAGAAAGTGAACGCCAACTAA